One window of the Spea bombifrons isolate aSpeBom1 chromosome 8, aSpeBom1.2.pri, whole genome shotgun sequence genome contains the following:
- the SPRY3 gene encoding protein sprouty homolog 3, giving the protein MNMDISTGDIQQVLSIDQIRSIRANNDYVERPTVSFMQTWSNPSLSQHAAKQEWPHDHLVSYNHHDLHRSQSHQHPSQHLSHELSHSSTISSVSRSTTASDQRLLTGITPSHSGHSLRRTQPKDGDLKQDEFIKGIMEKPDRYVGHLFICEECGRCICDECTQVRNLPSCWVCDQRCLCSAENVIDYGSCLCCIKGLFYHCSTDDEDNCADDPCSCSQGSCCARWATMSFLSFFMPCLCCYLPAKGCLKLCQKGYDKVKRPGCRCENHTNTVCRKISSSSGTPFPRPFDKPV; this is encoded by the coding sequence ATGAACATGGATATATCTACTGGAGACATCCAACAGGTTCTTTCCATTGACCAAATTCGATCTATCCGGGCCAATAATGATTACGTGGAGCGACCTACAGTCTCATTTATGCAAACCTGGTCTAATCCTTCCCTTTCACAACATGCTGCCAAGCAAGAGTGGCCTCATGATCATCTGGTATCCTACAATCACCACGATCTCCACCGTAGCCAAAGTCATCAACATCCATCACAACATCTTTCACATGAGCTAAGCCATTCCAGTACAATAAGTTCTGTTTCTCGAAGCACTACTGCTTCAGACCAGAGACTGTTAACTGGGATAACTCCATCTCACTCGGGGCACTCACTCAGGAGGACGCAGCCAAAAGATGGTGACCTTAAGCAAGATGAGTTCATCAAAGGAATAATGGAGAAGCCAGATAGATATGTAGGTCATCTCTTCATCTGTGAAGAGTGTGGGCGCTGCATATGTGATGAATGTACACAAGTTCGGAACCTTCCTTCGTGTTGGGTTTGTGACCAGAGGTGCTTGTGCTCTGCAGAAAATGTCATCGACTATGGATCTTGCCTGTGCTGCATCAAAGGCCTATTCTACCACTGCTCTACTGATGATGAGGACAACTGTGCTGATGACCCCTGTTCTTGCAGTCAGGGATCCTGCTGTGCCCGTTGGGCAACAATGAGCTTCCTCTCCTTCTTCATGCCCTGTTTATGCTGCTATCTTCCTGCCAAGGGTTGCCTGAAGCTCTGCCAGAAAGGCTATGATAAAGTAAAAAGACCTGGCTGTCGATGCGAGAATCATACCAACACCGTCTGCAGGAAAATATCCTCATCTAGTGGCACACCTTTCCCAAGGCCTTTTGATAAGCCAGTATGA